In the genome of Nocardioides marmoribigeumensis, one region contains:
- a CDS encoding response regulator transcription factor — protein MITVALADDQPLVRSGLRMILEGEADVEIVGEAADGAEAVALVRAAHPDVLLLDVQMPGVDGLEALAQLAATTITTRVLMLTTFDLDEYVYRAMRAGASGFLLKDMPGEDIAAAVRQAARGGDALLAPALTRRLVDRFARDRPRATAPALDRLTARELEVLRLVARGLSNAEIAADLSIGETTVKTHVARVLMKLGLRDRVQAVVAAYEAGLTSGTTG, from the coding sequence ATGATCACCGTCGCGCTCGCCGACGACCAGCCCCTGGTGCGCAGCGGCCTCCGGATGATCCTCGAGGGCGAGGCGGACGTGGAGATCGTGGGCGAGGCCGCGGACGGCGCGGAGGCGGTCGCCCTCGTGCGAGCCGCACATCCCGACGTGCTCCTGCTGGACGTGCAGATGCCCGGCGTCGACGGCCTGGAGGCGCTGGCGCAGCTCGCGGCCACCACGATCACGACACGGGTCCTCATGCTCACGACCTTCGACCTCGACGAGTACGTCTACCGCGCGATGCGCGCCGGCGCCTCGGGCTTCCTGCTCAAGGACATGCCCGGCGAGGACATCGCAGCCGCTGTCCGCCAGGCGGCCCGGGGCGGTGACGCACTGCTCGCTCCCGCGCTCACCCGTCGGCTGGTCGACCGCTTCGCGAGGGACCGTCCCCGAGCCACCGCGCCCGCACTGGACCGGCTCACGGCCCGTGAGCTCGAGGTGCTGCGGCTGGTCGCTCGCGGCCTGTCCAACGCCGAGATCGCCGCCGACCTCTCCATCGGCGAGACCACCGTGAAGACCCACGTCGCCCGGGTCCTCATGAAGCTCGGCCTGCGCGACCGTGTCCAGGCCGTCGTCGCCGCCTACGAGGCCGGCCTGACGTCGGGGACGACGGGGTGA
- a CDS encoding sensor histidine kinase — MPSAARPRAVLGVPLLDVVLAGVVVVLSVGGLTSGDVDETPLALTLPVAVVIGLSLLGRTRAPLVAAMVTTVANVVQGAWGNQSPGTLMALVVVLLLAYSLGAEHDEGVASLGLGFVLAGMFLTEWLDGGSDYPFIAVELGGAWLLGRASRSWRSRATYAEQHQRDLARLAVADERARIARELHDIVAHSLSVIAVQSDAAEAALARDPALAGEPLRAIRGSAREALVDMRQLLHVMRSDDLGDRSDESDAARSSRAPARGLADLPPLVKALREAGLPLEADVRVDAASVPSGIELAVYRIAQEALTNVLKHAGAVPTRLTVEARQDDVRVVVRNHPGRSARPALAADGGSGHGLVGARERALAAGGTLHSGRTDDGGFELVATLPITEELG, encoded by the coding sequence GTGCCCTCCGCCGCGCGCCCCCGAGCCGTCCTCGGCGTCCCTCTCCTCGACGTCGTCCTGGCGGGTGTCGTGGTGGTCCTCTCGGTGGGCGGCCTGACCAGCGGAGACGTCGACGAGACGCCCCTGGCGTTGACGCTGCCGGTGGCCGTCGTGATCGGTCTGAGCCTCCTCGGCCGCACCCGCGCACCCCTCGTCGCCGCGATGGTCACCACCGTGGCCAACGTCGTCCAGGGGGCCTGGGGCAACCAGTCGCCGGGGACCCTCATGGCGCTGGTGGTGGTGCTCCTGCTCGCCTACTCGCTCGGCGCCGAGCACGACGAAGGCGTCGCCTCGCTCGGGCTGGGGTTCGTGCTCGCCGGGATGTTCCTCACCGAATGGCTCGACGGCGGGTCGGACTACCCGTTCATCGCCGTCGAGCTCGGTGGCGCCTGGTTGCTGGGCAGAGCCTCCCGGTCCTGGCGGTCGCGGGCGACGTACGCCGAGCAGCACCAGCGCGACCTCGCCCGCCTGGCCGTCGCGGACGAGCGCGCCCGGATCGCTCGTGAGCTGCACGACATCGTCGCCCACAGCCTGAGCGTGATCGCGGTCCAGTCCGACGCAGCCGAGGCGGCCCTCGCCCGAGACCCGGCGCTGGCCGGGGAACCGCTGCGCGCCATCCGCGGGAGCGCCCGGGAGGCCCTGGTCGACATGCGTCAGCTGCTGCACGTGATGCGGAGCGACGACCTCGGCGACCGGAGCGACGAGTCGGACGCAGCCCGATCCTCCCGGGCGCCGGCCCGCGGACTGGCGGACCTGCCGCCGCTGGTCAAGGCCCTGCGCGAGGCAGGGCTGCCGCTCGAGGCCGACGTGCGCGTCGACGCCGCGTCAGTGCCGTCGGGCATCGAGCTGGCGGTCTACCGGATCGCGCAGGAAGCACTCACCAACGTGCTCAAGCACGCCGGCGCCGTGCCCACCAGGCTCACTGTCGAGGCGCGACAGGACGACGTGCGCGTCGTCGTGCGCAACCACCCGGGCCGGTCGGCTCGGCCGGCGCTCGCCGCGGACGGGGGCTCCGGCCACGGGCTCGTCGGCGCGCGCGAGCGAGCCCTGGCGGCGGGCGGCACCCTGCACTCCGGCCGCACTGACGACGGTGGGTTCGAGCTGGTCGCGACGCTCCCGATCACCGAGGAGCTCGGATGA
- a CDS encoding response regulator transcription factor gives MIRVLLCDDQELVRAGFRLILDLEDDLEVVGEARDGHECLRLVATVRPDVVLMDIRMPRMDGVEATRQLVRAGSPARVLVLTTFDLDEYVYDAMRAGASGFLLKDVPREQLVFAVRMVARGDAVVSPKVTRRLVQHYVGAPPPTTGVPDVLADLSERELEVFGLVASGRSNAEVAETLVLGEATVKTHVGNILSKLGLRDRIQAVVLAYESGYLQPGRADPARDVT, from the coding sequence ATGATCCGGGTCCTGCTCTGCGACGACCAGGAGCTCGTCCGCGCCGGGTTCCGGCTGATCCTCGACCTCGAGGACGACCTCGAGGTGGTGGGTGAGGCCAGGGACGGCCACGAGTGCCTGCGCCTGGTGGCCACCGTGAGGCCGGACGTGGTGCTGATGGACATCCGGATGCCGCGCATGGACGGCGTCGAGGCGACGCGTCAGCTGGTGCGCGCCGGGTCGCCGGCGCGAGTGCTGGTCCTCACCACCTTCGACCTCGACGAGTACGTCTACGACGCCATGCGCGCGGGAGCCAGCGGGTTCCTGCTCAAGGACGTCCCCCGCGAACAGCTCGTGTTCGCGGTGCGCATGGTCGCTCGCGGAGACGCCGTGGTCTCCCCGAAGGTGACGCGTCGCCTGGTCCAGCACTACGTCGGGGCGCCGCCCCCGACCACCGGCGTGCCCGACGTGCTGGCCGACCTCAGCGAGCGGGAGCTCGAGGTGTTCGGCCTGGTCGCGAGCGGCCGGTCGAACGCCGAGGTCGCGGAGACGCTGGTGCTCGGTGAAGCCACCGTGAAGACTCACGTCGGCAACATCTTGTCCAAGCTGGGCCTGCGGGACCGGATCCAGGCGGTCGTGCTCGCCTACGAGTCCGGCTACCTCCAGCCCGGCCGCGCTGACCCTGCCCGTGACGTGACGTGA
- a CDS encoding dienelactone hydrolase family protein has translation MAEVVLFHHAQGLTAGVRAFADRLREAGHTVHTPDLFAGRTFDSVEEGVDHARSLGFDAVREAGVAAAQDLPAEIVYAGFSLGVMPAQQLAQTRTGARGALLLDSCLPAEEFGTWPAGLRAQVHGSVSDEWFEEDLPFARELAETNPTVELFTYEGPGHLFADSSVASYDEAAAAVLLERVLGFLGSVG, from the coding sequence GTGGCCGAGGTCGTCCTGTTCCACCACGCCCAGGGGCTCACCGCGGGCGTGCGCGCCTTCGCCGACCGGCTGCGCGAAGCGGGCCACACCGTGCACACGCCCGACCTGTTCGCCGGGCGCACGTTCGACAGTGTCGAGGAGGGCGTGGACCACGCCCGGTCGCTCGGCTTCGACGCCGTCCGCGAGGCAGGGGTGGCGGCCGCGCAGGACCTGCCTGCCGAGATCGTCTACGCCGGGTTCTCGCTCGGCGTGATGCCGGCCCAGCAGCTCGCCCAGACCCGGACCGGTGCGCGCGGCGCGCTGCTGCTCGACTCGTGCCTGCCGGCCGAGGAGTTCGGCACCTGGCCCGCCGGCCTGCGCGCCCAGGTGCACGGGAGCGTGTCCGACGAGTGGTTCGAGGAGGACCTGCCGTTCGCCCGCGAGCTGGCCGAGACCAACCCGACCGTCGAGCTGTTCACCTACGAGGGGCCCGGCCACCTGTTCGCGGACTCCTCCGTGGCGTCGTACGACGAGGCCGCGGCGGCCGTCCTGCTCGAGCGCGTGCTGGGGTTCCTGGGATCAGTCGGCTGA
- the mmuM gene encoding homocysteine S-methyltransferase, translating into MGHGSVQVLDGGLSTALEEAGADLGGALWTARLLAEEPERILAAHRAFFGAGAQVATTSTYQASVEGFVAAGIAAEEARRLLLLSIRLAQDARDGRDGLLVAASVGPYGAFLADGSEYRGDYGVSRARLRDFHAPRIELLASAGPDLLAVETVPDAVEAEVLADLVDEVGLPAWFCYSVRGDRTCAGQPLPEAYDVLAHRPSLVAAGVNCSDQADVLGAVRTAHMTTGLPAVAYPNRGGTWDAASKSWSAGAALDLELVDAWVDAGARYVGGCCGLGPADIAALATRLSAD; encoded by the coding sequence ATGGGCCACGGATCCGTGCAGGTGCTGGACGGGGGGCTGTCGACCGCGCTCGAGGAGGCCGGCGCCGACCTCGGCGGGGCGCTGTGGACCGCGCGCCTGCTGGCCGAGGAGCCGGAGCGGATCCTCGCCGCCCACCGCGCGTTCTTCGGCGCGGGGGCGCAGGTCGCGACGACCTCGACCTACCAGGCGTCGGTGGAGGGCTTCGTCGCCGCCGGGATCGCCGCGGAGGAGGCCAGGCGCCTGCTCCTGCTGAGCATCCGGCTGGCGCAGGACGCCCGGGACGGTCGCGACGGGCTGCTCGTGGCCGCGTCGGTCGGGCCGTACGGCGCGTTCCTCGCCGACGGCTCGGAGTACCGCGGCGACTACGGCGTGAGCCGCGCCCGCCTCCGCGACTTCCACGCCCCCCGGATCGAGCTGCTGGCCTCCGCCGGGCCCGACCTCCTCGCCGTCGAGACGGTCCCGGACGCCGTCGAGGCCGAGGTGCTCGCCGACCTCGTCGACGAGGTCGGCCTGCCGGCGTGGTTCTGCTACTCGGTGCGCGGCGACCGCACCTGCGCGGGCCAGCCGCTGCCCGAGGCGTACGACGTCCTGGCCCACCGGCCCTCGCTCGTCGCGGCCGGCGTCAACTGCTCGGACCAGGCCGACGTGCTGGGCGCCGTACGCACCGCCCACATGACGACCGGGCTGCCCGCGGTGGCCTACCCCAACCGTGGGGGCACCTGGGACGCGGCGTCGAAGTCCTGGTCGGCCGGCGCCGCGCTCGACCTCGAGCTCGTGGACGCCTGGGTGGACGCGGGCGCGCGCTACGTCGGCGGCTGCTGCGGGCTCGGTCCGGCCGACATCGCTGCCCTGGCGACCCGGCTCTCAGCCGACTGA
- a CDS encoding sensor histidine kinase produces MAPLGTLPDPLDEPAVLRRLFNHLPAMVAFWDAQARNVVANDAYLEWFGWSPERLRGHHISELLGDELYALNLPFITAALAGEEQVFDRTLVDTLGRTRHTQAHYVPELVDGEVRGFFVLVADVTAHVEAQRELAEVQRLARVGSWTEQRLTGELAWSDGMYRIFGLEPGQPPARDEVVDLVHPEDRDQALAVAQAGIDAAEDTESRFRIVRPDGAVRFVHGRTSVVTRDGEVLARRGTLIDETEVQEASARVNEVNERLSDLVGVIGHDVRTPTTAVRGFLDLAESALAGGHPDQALALVRRAQKSALRLDGLLTNILSMAQLDAGDLAARQQPLDARELVDSVLADLPAGEQLSVEVAPGLSVLAEPAHAQLVLSNLLANALKYGEPPYAVTVAARGDEVELCVTDHGEGVPEDFRPRLFDRFARAESGVATDRSGSGLGLYIVRRLCEVNGGSIRHEQGPGGRGATFVVRLPRG; encoded by the coding sequence ATGGCCCCCCTGGGCACGCTTCCCGACCCGCTCGACGAGCCCGCCGTCCTCCGCCGACTGTTCAACCACCTCCCCGCGATGGTGGCCTTCTGGGACGCCCAGGCCCGCAACGTGGTGGCCAACGACGCCTACCTGGAGTGGTTCGGGTGGTCCCCGGAGCGCCTGCGGGGACACCACATCTCCGAGCTGCTCGGCGACGAGCTCTACGCCCTGAACCTCCCCTTCATCACCGCTGCGCTCGCCGGCGAGGAGCAGGTGTTCGACCGCACGCTGGTCGACACCCTGGGACGCACGCGCCACACGCAGGCCCACTACGTGCCCGAGCTGGTCGACGGCGAGGTGCGCGGCTTCTTCGTCCTCGTCGCCGACGTCACCGCGCACGTGGAGGCCCAACGCGAGCTCGCCGAGGTGCAGCGGCTGGCCCGCGTCGGCAGCTGGACCGAGCAGCGGCTGACCGGCGAGCTCGCCTGGTCCGACGGGATGTACCGCATCTTCGGGCTGGAGCCGGGGCAGCCTCCGGCACGCGACGAGGTCGTGGACCTGGTCCACCCCGAGGACCGCGACCAGGCGCTCGCCGTCGCACAGGCGGGCATCGACGCGGCGGAGGACACCGAGTCACGTTTCCGCATCGTGCGGCCCGACGGCGCGGTCCGGTTCGTCCACGGCCGGACGTCGGTGGTGACGCGGGACGGGGAGGTCCTCGCGCGCAGGGGCACCCTGATCGACGAGACCGAGGTCCAGGAGGCCTCGGCCCGGGTCAACGAGGTCAACGAGCGCCTCTCGGACCTCGTCGGGGTGATCGGGCACGACGTCCGCACGCCGACGACGGCCGTCCGGGGGTTCCTCGACCTGGCGGAGTCTGCTCTGGCGGGCGGCCACCCCGACCAGGCGCTCGCCCTGGTCCGGCGTGCCCAGAAGTCCGCGCTGCGGCTCGACGGCCTGCTCACCAACATCTTGAGCATGGCGCAGCTCGACGCCGGCGACCTGGCGGCCCGTCAGCAGCCCCTGGACGCGCGCGAGCTCGTCGACTCGGTGCTGGCCGACCTCCCCGCCGGGGAGCAGCTGAGCGTCGAGGTCGCACCTGGCCTCTCGGTGCTCGCCGAGCCCGCGCACGCCCAGCTGGTCCTGTCCAACCTCCTCGCCAACGCGCTCAAGTACGGCGAGCCGCCGTACGCCGTGACCGTGGCGGCACGCGGCGACGAGGTGGAGCTGTGCGTCACCGACCACGGCGAGGGCGTGCCCGAGGACTTCCGGCCGCGGTTGTTCGACCGCTTCGCCCGTGCGGAGTCCGGGGTTGCCACGGACCGGTCCGGGAGCGGCCTGGGTCTCTACATCGTCCGCCGGCTGTGCGAGGTCAACGGCGGGTCGATCCGCCACGAGCAGGGCCCCGGGGGCCGCGGCGCGACGTTCGTGGTGCGGCTGCCGCGCGGCTGA
- a CDS encoding nuclear transport factor 2 family protein, with the protein MISNLDREGEGRVFRAHGHATLGNAGGISVLKGTFEPGWKWSDDVKPIAGTSSCQVRHMGYVLEGTMHIRMDDGSEWDIGAGDVVDLPAGHDAWVTSDVALEMVDISPEATRYAVTRPTDIASPDDQWMTLVRRGYAAFNSGDVETLLGLFSKDVVQHVPGHGPLAGTYKGPEAVLGYYGKLAELTGGTFRADLVDVHGDGSGHVCATHQTSATRNGAKRVARGSIVFTCIGDKVTDMLELRADLPGDDAFLA; encoded by the coding sequence ATGATCAGCAATCTCGATCGCGAGGGTGAGGGTCGGGTCTTCCGCGCCCACGGCCACGCGACGCTCGGGAACGCAGGCGGGATCTCGGTGCTCAAGGGCACCTTCGAGCCCGGCTGGAAGTGGTCCGACGACGTCAAGCCGATCGCGGGCACGTCCAGCTGCCAGGTCCGGCACATGGGCTACGTGCTCGAGGGCACCATGCACATCCGCATGGACGACGGCAGCGAGTGGGACATCGGCGCCGGGGACGTCGTCGACCTCCCGGCCGGTCATGACGCCTGGGTGACCAGCGACGTCGCGCTGGAGATGGTCGACATCTCCCCCGAGGCCACCCGCTACGCCGTCACGCGTCCCACCGACATCGCCTCGCCGGACGACCAGTGGATGACGCTGGTCCGGCGCGGCTACGCCGCCTTCAACTCAGGCGACGTCGAGACGCTGCTCGGCCTGTTCTCCAAGGACGTCGTCCAGCACGTGCCCGGCCACGGACCGCTGGCCGGCACCTACAAGGGACCGGAGGCCGTCCTGGGCTACTACGGCAAGCTCGCCGAGCTGACCGGCGGCACGTTCCGCGCCGACCTCGTCGACGTGCACGGCGACGGCTCGGGCCACGTCTGCGCCACGCACCAGACCAGCGCGACGCGCAACGGCGCCAAGCGGGTCGCCCGCGGCTCGATCGTGTTCACCTGCATCGGCGACAAGGTCACCGACATGCTCGAGCTGCGTGCCGACCTGCCGGGCGACGACGCCTTCCTCGCCTGA